The Methanobrevibacter sp. TLL-48-HuF1 genomic sequence CACAGTCTTTAGATCCGACAATAAACATACATTGTAAAGTAGGGAAGCTAGCACTTCCATCATTTGCAGTAGTGTTTACATTGTTTTTGGAAAATGTCACATTAGTACATTCCCTCATTCTAATTGGATTTACAGTATTTACACCCATCATAAAGTATGTATAATCATAATTAGATGCAAATAAATAAGGTAAGACTGCAGTAATATTATTTCCATCAATAAATGAATTGGAAACGCCTTCCATATTAATAGCACATGCAGTTAATGTATCATCTTTAGGACATGCTTCAAAGAAAATATTGCTGTTAACAACATTTAAGTTTGAAACACCATTTGCATTAATTGCAACAGCATCGACACTTTCTTTAATAATATAGCTAATGTTCATATCAGTAATATTCACATTATTTCCAGCTACCAATATGAGAGTTCCACCGTTATCATCACATGAAACATTAGAGACTAAAGTTAATCCGTTTAATACTACATTATCTGAAAGCACAGCAAATGCTATGTTTCTTAATACTGCATTATCACTGGTTATTTTAAGAGGTTTTTCAATTGAAATAAGATTTACAAGATTTGAGAATTCACCTTTAAATACTAATTCATCGAAAGGAACTTCTTTTCTTAATAATCCGTCTTCATCAAAGTAGACAAAGAATGTTTCATTAATTACAACATTTCCATAAACATTAACACTGGAAGTAGCATTACTTAAAGCGTATGATGAATTACTATAAGTTACAGTTATATCATATTTACCTGCAGTTAAATTGGAAATAACTACACTAGCTTTTGAATCTGAGAAAACAAGATCATATTCATTATTATTGATTTTAAGGGTGAATTTTCCAGTTAAATCAGAAACAGTTCCGACAACTACATCAATTATTACATCACTGCCTTCAAATACATCTTTTGCAGTAATTGTAACATTGATAAGTCCGTTTGGAAGATTGTCTTTTATAATGTTTGTATCGACAGTAGAATTAACTGCATTATCACCTATTTTATCTCCAGCAACTAAATAATTATCAGTAATTACATTATTTCCACCAGTTACAAGAATAGTTGTATTACCAGTAGCAAGTACAATGTTATTGTATTTTATTGTGTTATCATTACTTTGAACAGTAAGCATACCTCCAAATGTGGAGTTAATTAATGTAGTATTACCTGCAGCGGATCTAATAATTCCAGCACCACTAACAGTTACATTTTCAATAACTGCATTTTTACCGTTTACAGATAAAGAAGCAGCAGTTACATTAGCTACTTTAACTCCTGCCTGAACTGTTAAAGTTGCAGTTACAATACTATCAGATACAACAGAATTAGAACTGGCAGATATGGATTTTGCAGTGTTGTTATAAGCAACTGAACCTGATCCAACATTTAAAGCACCTGAAACAGTGTTGTTGTAAGCAATAGAATTAGCTGCAATAGTCATACTAGCTCCACCAATTAAAACATTGTCGCAGTAAGTGATGTTGTTAGGAACACCACCAACTGCATTAACAATACCAGCACCAGCATAATTAATTACATTTCCGGCAATTAAATTATTGTTACCAGTAATTCCAATACCGTAACAAAATGCAGAAGTCGGACTTGGACCGGTTATTTTATTATTAATGATTTTATTGTAATCATTACTTAAATCACAGCCTGCATCATTAAAGGTATTCAAGTAAAGTAAATTACCGACATTACCTTCACCGACAATAGTGTTATTTTCAATAGTACAATTTTGAACGTGAGTTAAAACAATACTGCTTGAACCACCATTGTTACTGGTGTAAATATAACTGTTTTTAAGGGTTACATTAGTAGATCCGTGACGTATAGCAGTAGTTCCAACACCAGAACCAACTCTTTTATTTTCAACAATTACACTAATATTATCTAAAACTACATTATGAGCATCATAAATCCAAACCTGAGAGTTATGGAATATAATGTCAGACACATTGGATCCTGAACCACCATTATTGATAGTGAAACAAGAACCAGGATTTTCACCAAGTAAACTACCTGCAGTAGTGTTTAAATCAATGAATGCATCTTTAGTAGATGAAATCATATTAATTGGTTTATTAATAGCCAAATCAAATTTAACATCATCATGACTATAGAATTTACCTCTGAAGTCTAAAGTTGCACCTTCAGGAACATAATCTGCTAAAGTACCGTTAATAAAGTAATCAAAGAATGTTTCATTAGTTACAACACCGTCAAATACTTTGAATATTGTAGAGTTAGTTGAAGGTTTAAAGTTATCATCACCATAATAATTTACAACAACGGTATTAACTCCTGCAACTAAATCAGATACTTTTAAAGTAGCTTTACCATCAGTTAAGCTAACAGTGTAAGTTTTACCACCTACAGTGATATTTACACTACCAGTAGCAGTAGAGTTAAGAGTTACACCTATAACTGCTTCCTTACCTATCCATACATTATTTACATCAATTATAATATCAGAAACAAAAGTCATTGGTTTATTATCTTTAATAATATTATTAGTTCCAGATTTGAATATTGCTGCATCATCACCTTTTAATTCATGTGCATATAATGTATTGCCAATTATTTGAGAGTTTTCAGCAGATTTAATTAATACTGCATATTTTCCTTCAGAATAAATGGTATTATTCTGAATATCAAATTTGTGGTTTCCGCTGGTTGATTGTACATAAGTAATTCCTGCAATATTATTATTATCATTATATTCGTTTACATTTTGAACATAGATAGTGTTATTATATGCTTTAGCTACAGTATCCTGGAATTCCATACCTGAAACTAATGCAAAGTCAGCAGGTCCAGCAAAACCAGTTACATTAATCCAATTGTTCTCAACAGTAATCTCAGTAGTACCATAATAATTTTGTGAGTACACAGCTAAATTAGGACCGTTAGATACAGTGGTTAAATTATTTCCTCTGACTACAAAATTATTATAAGGACCGGTAACCTGTACAGCATAAGCAGCACCTGCACCTTCTTTACCACCAGTAGTATTAAGCAATACACGATTATCTTCTACAGTTACACTATTGGATTCATAAAAATCAAGTGCATAAATATAACTTGAAGTTCCTTTTGGAGTTATTAAATCAGTATGGGAAATAGTATTGTTTTTAATTAACAAATTATTAGCAGTATGAGCAATAAATGCATCGAAAGTAGGGAAATTAGCACCATTTCCTTTAGTCCAAGCAGAATTATCCACTACATTATTAATAATTTTAACATTTTCTGATTTTTCCACACCAATTGCAAATACCAAATCAGTGTCGATACTTCCCCCATGGCTGTAATCAACATCCACTAACGGACAGGAAGTAGTAATTATGTTTGAATCAACAACAGCATTGTTACTTTTTGCTATTTTTATACCTTGAGCAAATACTTTACCGTTAACATTGTTTCCAGTAAAAGTAATTGTACTGTTTACTAATTTAAAGTTATCTGCACCACTAGCATAAACTGCAATTGCATTCTTAGATCCGTCAGTAGCATTATAATCAATAGTAATATTATTTACTGTGACATCACTACCGATAGCATATATAAGAGCGCCATCAGTATCAGCAACATATTCAGTAGCATTTAAAGTTAAGTTATTTAAAACAGTTCCTTGTTCACACATTATTGCAATATTTCTTAATACTGCATTATCACCATTAATAGTAATAGCTCTTGGAACGTAAACAACATTTACACCAAGATCTGAGAATTCGCCTTTGAAGATTAAAGTATCAAAAGTAATACTCTCCAATAAGGTACCGGCATTATCAAAGAAGTTAAAGAATGTGTCATTAGTTACTATATTGGTAGTTGAAGATCCGACATTATAAGTTAAAGTAAGAGTTTCACTATCTGCTTTAACCGGAATAACATTTTCTCCAGAAGTTAAAGTATATAACACAGTTGCTTTTCCATCTTTAACAGTAGCTTTTTCACCATTAATTTCAACATTCCATCCATCAAAGATGTCAGTATCGCCAAGAGTATAATTATTGCCTGCAGCATCACGAAGAGTGTTTAATCCAGCAGTTATACCAATGACTTCACCTGCTTTAAGGCTTTCAGTGAAATTAGAAGTAGCAGTTAAAACAACCCATTTGGATGGAGTTAATTTACCGGTTTTCGGAGAGTTAGTTCCCCACCAGTTGTTATCAATAGTACCTGAAATAGTTCCTATCAATGCATCAAATGTTGTGCCTTCATTACTAATTATAATAGAATCAGAAATATCTGCTTTAAATGTACCCAATAAGCAATAAGCAAATCCTTTATTGACAGTATTATCACCAAATATAGAATAACGTATATTAAGGACATTATCAGAAGATGCACCATAGAATATTGCACCAGAACTTAAAGTATTATTATGAACATAAGAGTCACTTATAGTTAATTCAGTACCTGCAAGACCAATTAAAGCATTACCAGTCATTTTATTATTGGAAATATCTACATTAGATAAATCGATTACAGAACTGCCTGAACCATAAATAACACCATTACCGCTAAAAGTAGAATCATAAATTTTAGAATTATTCATGACTACATTAGCAGCATTAGCATAGATAACACCTACAGTACCACTGTTTGCTCTAAATTCAGAATCAACAATATTTACTGAACCTTTATCAGAATAAACAACAGCACCTTGATTTGCAGTATTTGAATAAGCATTGATTTTATTTAAGTAAACAGAACCGCCTTTGTTATAGATTACACCATAATTGCTGGTTCCACGATTAATTCCAGTAATATTTAAATTAGTTAAATTAAAAGCAATTCCATTAGCTACAGTGAACATAGTTTTAGTGTCCCCTGTAAAGGTAACTTCATTTTCACCAATAATAGCTACATTGAAATTAATAGCTAAATCAGAAACAGTGTAAGTACCATCCATCACATGAATAGTATAACCCGGTTTAACAAGTTCAACAGCTTTTGCAATAGTAGCTACAGGATTAGCCTGACTACCGTCATTTGCATCACTACCACTAGCTGATACCCAAACATCAGTTACAATCTGTTTTGCACTAACATCAATAGTTAAAGTCTGACTACCGGATGTAACAGTAATCTGATCATTGCCGTTTACAGTGTAAGTAACACTAGCTACACCATCAACAGTAGAAATTATATTACCTGCTAAAGTACCATTAACAGCTTCAAAACTAACAGCAACAGATGGAATAGCTTTAGTTAATTCTTTAATTACACCATTTGCATTATAATGATTGAAGTTAACTGTTAAGGTTTTTTTATCACCAACATTGGCATTTTCAATACTTGCAGGATCAACACTCATAACAACCCAGTTAGAAACATCAACATCATCGCATGGTTCATCATCATAATCTAAACCAGCACCAACTAAAGTTGAAGGATTGCTGTTAGTTCCCCACCAGTTGTATTGGGCATTAGCACTTGGTTCACGGCCTTCGTTGTAAATTAATTTATTTGTTCCTTTTCCAAGTAATGCAGAGTAATGTAGAGTTAAGATACCTGAATTGTAAATATCATCACCATGATAACCAGTATTTCCATTGGAAGCAGCATTAGCATCAAAAATGGAAGTTTCAATATTTAATTTACCTTTATTATAAATAGCTCCACCATCTTTATTAGCTTTGTTTCCAATGAATTTGGAATCTTTAATGGTTGCAGTACTTGAATCATATTCAATGTGAATTGCTCCACCATTTCCTACAGTAACTACATTATTTTCAAATGTTGCATTATTAACATTTAAAGTTCCTTTATTAAGCCAAATACCAGCTAATCTAGCAGTATTATCAGATAGTGTAGAGTTAATTACATTTACAGCACCATCATCAATATATAAAAATGCATAAGTAGTTCCTTTAGCAACATTATTACTGGAAATAGTTGTATTGATAATATCAAGATTACCTGAATTAAATATTAATCCGTAACCGTCATTTTCATAAATATTTGAATTAGCAATAGTCATTACACCAGTATTGTATATTGAACTTACAGTAGGAGTACTTCCTGATTTTTGAGTGTTTTTGTAAATGCTTACATTATTTAAGTTTACAGTTCCTTTAAGATTTTGCATAACTCCACCGTAATTATTTAATGCATTGGTAAATGCAACATTGGTGAAGTTAACAATTGTATTCTCATTTATAGTCATGATTTTAGAAGCATTACCATCAATGATAACTTTCCCTGAACCGATCATTGCAAATGATTTAGCTATTGTTAAAGAATTAGCAATATAAGTACCTTCACCTACATGTATTGTGTGACCTTCAGCAACTAACTCAATTGCTTTTGCAATAGTAGCTACAGGACTATCCTGACTACCGTCATTTGCATCACTACCACTAGCAGATACCCAAACATCAGTTACTGGAAGTTTTGCAACAACTTCAATAGTTAAAGTTTGACTACCTGATTTAACAGTAATTTGATCATTGCCATTTACAGTATATGAAACAGCAGCAACACCATCAACAGTAGAAACAAGGTTACTTGTTAAAGTACCATTAACAGCACTAAATTTTACATCAATAGCTGGAAGAGGTTTTGACAAGTCTTTTATAGAACCAAAACTTGAATATTTGTTGAAATTAACAGATATTGTTTTTACATCACCTATTTCAGCATCTGTTACAGTAGTTGGATCTGCACTCATGATTACCCAATTGTTTAATGTTACTGTTGAAGGCACTAAATTTTTAGGAGAATTAGTTCCCCACCAGTTGTAATTAACTGTAGCCACACCAGATGCAGATTCAGCATTAGATATTGCATAGTCTCCTTCAGCAGTGTTATTTAATAAAACTGAATATGAAATGGTTGAATTACTGCCACCGTTTAAGTATAATGCAGCACCTAATTTAGCCTGATTGTTTTTGAAAACAGAATCTGTAACACTGACATTACCGTTTAATGAAGTGTATATTGCTCCTCCCTGACCACCAGTGTATTTTCCAGGATTAGCTTTGTTATTAATAAACATAGATTCTTTTACAATACATTCTCCACCAGAAACAAATAATGCTCCTCCCTGACCAGTATTTGCACTATTACTTTCAAATGTAGAATTAATTATATTAACAATACCTATAGTTGCATCAGATGATTTAGTTGCATAAATAGCTCCACCATATTTAACAGCATTATTTCTAAATACAGTATTGGAGATAGTTGCATTTGCTGAAGTTGTATAAACTATACCATAAGAATTAGAAAATGAAGTCATATCATTATTATAAAACTCAGAATTATCAATAACTAATAATGCATCATTTTGATTGTT encodes the following:
- a CDS encoding Ig-like domain repeat protein; translation: MDKKILIIFLIAIVAFSISCVSAADSNEIVMNSSDAVSISEDVSVDDGAFANPVTSEDSQVVGDPSSEGVWVATTGDDTNDGSQANPVASVSKAVDLAQSGSTIHIKEGTYNQGKIGLNKSLSFIGEGKVILNSNGANVFECLENDCTLEFTNLVFTGVSSVSGSSCGLRVGGNGNLKVINCTFTDISAKYGAMQLYTTGVADIINSTIKDVTCGVTRGSIVYNSGTGKYNFDNISIINPKLSDSVTGAAVHLRTVFYLDNKDATVTLTNSRITGASGPMMSLIENKGTLTISNTVISNNVIGKTESGINGQYLLYLGYSNFVTALNMTNCIIENNTFGNADTSALAYIFKNSIVNLTYSSIMNNGFSKNLNIASGIAPTVNLDYNWWGTNTYTGDNVNKWVVMSTPETTINAESGKAIDVSVNFNHYTDASGSIQDLAQSISGINVDFSAVSGTLSKNNVASVDGIATVTYTTTTNDKITAKSGSQSLTIDVVAKQAAADIWVATTGSDDNDGSQASPVATIAKAIELAGDGYIIHIADGNYVIDKTLSISKSLTLEGSANTVIDGNASKIMEVTADATVVLTNLSFTNGNAALVGAISNEGKLTISNSNFYSNKATGNSGTIITNKNKLNINNSKFYQNSAGKGVVNNQNDALLVIDNSEFYNNDMTSFSNSYGIVYTTSANATISNTVFRNNAVKYGGAIYATKSSDATIGIVNIINSTFESNSANTGQGGALFVSGGECIVKESMFINNKANPGKYTGGQGGAIYTSLNGNVSVTDSVFKNNQAKLGAALYLNGGSNSTISYSVLLNNTAEGDYAISNAESASGVATVNYNWWGTNSPKNLVPSTVTLNNWVIMSADPTTVTDAEIGDVKTISVNFNKYSSFGSIKDLSKPLPAIDVKFSAVNGTLTSNLVSTVDGVAAVSYTVNGNDQITVKSGSQTLTIEVVAKLPVTDVWVSASGSDANDGSQDSPVATIAKAIELVAEGHTIHVGEGTYIANSLTIAKSFAMIGSGKVIIDGNASKIMTINENTIVNFTNVAFTNALNNYGGVMQNLKGTVNLNNVSIYKNTQKSGSTPTVSSIYNTGVMTIANSNIYENDGYGLIFNSGNLDIINTTISSNNVAKGTTYAFLYIDDGAVNVINSTLSDNTARLAGIWLNKGTLNVNNATFENNVVTVGNGGAIHIEYDSSTATIKDSKFIGNKANKDGGAIYNKGKLNIETSIFDANAASNGNTGYHGDDIYNSGILTLHYSALLGKGTNKLIYNEGREPSANAQYNWWGTNSNPSTLVGAGLDYDDEPCDDVDVSNWVVMSVDPASIENANVGDKKTLTVNFNHYNANGVIKELTKAIPSVAVSFEAVNGTLAGNIISTVDGVASVTYTVNGNDQITVTSGSQTLTIDVSAKQIVTDVWVSASGSDANDGSQANPVATIAKAVELVKPGYTIHVMDGTYTVSDLAINFNVAIIGENEVTFTGDTKTMFTVANGIAFNLTNLNITGINRGTSNYGVIYNKGGSVYLNKINAYSNTANQGAVVYSDKGSVNIVDSEFRANSGTVGVIYANAANVVMNNSKIYDSTFSGNGVIYGSGSSVIDLSNVDISNNKMTGNALIGLAGTELTISDSYVHNNTLSSGAIFYGASSDNVLNIRYSIFGDNTVNKGFAYCLLGTFKADISDSIIISNEGTTFDALIGTISGTIDNNWWGTNSPKTGKLTPSKWVVLTATSNFTESLKAGEVIGITAGLNTLRDAAGNNYTLGDTDIFDGWNVEINGEKATVKDGKATVLYTLTSGENVIPVKADSETLTLTYNVGSSTTNIVTNDTFFNFFDNAGTLLESITFDTLIFKGEFSDLGVNVVYVPRAITINGDNAVLRNIAIMCEQGTVLNNLTLNATEYVADTDGALIYAIGSDVTVNNITIDYNATDGSKNAIAVYASGADNFKLVNSTITFTGNNVNGKVFAQGIKIAKSNNAVVDSNIITTSCPLVDVDYSHGGSIDTDLVFAIGVEKSENVKIINNVVDNSAWTKGNGANFPTFDAFIAHTANNLLIKNNTISHTDLITPKGTSSYIYALDFYESNSVTVEDNRVLLNTTGGKEGAGAAYAVQVTGPYNNFVVRGNNLTTVSNGPNLAVYSQNYYGTTEITVENNWINVTGFAGPADFALVSGMEFQDTVAKAYNNTIYVQNVNEYNDNNNIAGITYVQSTSGNHKFDIQNNTIYSEGKYAVLIKSAENSQIIGNTLYAHELKGDDAAIFKSGTNNIIKDNKPMTFVSDIIIDVNNVWIGKEAVIGVTLNSTATGSVNITVGGKTYTVSLTDGKATLKVSDLVAGVNTVVVNYYGDDNFKPSTNSTIFKVFDGVVTNETFFDYFINGTLADYVPEGATLDFRGKFYSHDDVKFDLAINKPINMISSTKDAFIDLNTTAGSLLGENPGSCFTINNGGSGSNVSDIIFHNSQVWIYDAHNVVLDNISVIVENKRVGSGVGTTAIRHGSTNVTLKNSYIYTSNNGGSSSIVLTHVQNCTIENNTIVGEGNVGNLLYLNTFNDAGCDLSNDYNKIINNKITGPSPTSAFCYGIGITGNNNLIAGNVINYAGAGIVNAVGGVPNNITYCDNVLIGGASMTIAANSIAYNNTVSGALNVGSGSVAYNNTAKSISASSNSVVSDSIVTATLTVQAGVKVANVTAASLSVNGKNAVIENVTVSGAGIIRSAAGNTTLINSTFGGMLTVQSNDNTIKYNNIVLATGNTTILVTGGNNVITDNYLVAGDKIGDNAVNSTVDTNIIKDNLPNGLINVTITAKDVFEGSDVIIDVVVGTVSDLTGKFTLKINNNEYDLVFSDSKASVVISNLTAGKYDITVTYSNSSYALSNATSSVNVYGNVVINETFFVYFDEDGLLRKEVPFDELVFKGEFSNLVNLISIEKPLKITSDNAVLRNIAFAVLSDNVVLNGLTLVSNVSCDDNGGTLILVAGNNVNITDMNISYIIKESVDAVAINANGVSNLNVVNSNIFFEACPKDDTLTACAINMEGVSNSFIDGNNITAVLPYLFASNYDYTYFMMGVNTVNPIRMRECTNVTFSKNNVNTTANDGSASFPTLQCMFIVGSKDCVIDGNNFSMIDTVIPAGTSNYLYGINIGYNKNLMISNNDFKMSTAGGKDAAGTAYAIQGVECEVSMIGNNITSVSNGPNLGIYFASMTGGTSELYIANNLINVTGLASASGSWALVSGIEVQNGNAKIYNNTIYTYNVGAYNSGNYMYGISYAQYMYGDRSFDVRNNTVYVDGHYAVSFLNANNCNVTDNFLITRDLAGDAAVEIKAGKNNVVENNYPRSSDLIFNITSEEPGKILINVTIDKKATGNMTIKVNGEEYTVTIVDGSASLTLDNLDNGTYFIETAYGGNTFITESSNSTFFNLGLIESSIVLNVSDIKVGQDAIITANITDGATGTVTFFVNGNSYLVFIENGTATLKVSDLTPGDYSVFAQYNGDKQYTISSNSTVFNVAKLSSKVAINVNNIKVGQDATIRLTLPNVNSGVVSVIVNGKTYNVNIVNTKGTLTVSNLANGTYTVIAKFEGNDMYAASEANTTFTVSKIASTTTVSVSDINATQDAVINIAVPGIASGVVSVTVGDAIYSVAVVDGKGSLTVSGLAAGSYDVVAKFAETDMYLASEANATFKVSKLASTTAVSVDDIKVGENAVIGIAVPNVDLGVVTVTVGGKSYTVAVVDGKGSLTVSGLASGSYDVVAKFAETDMYLASMANATFSVSKLASTTAVSVDDIKVGENAVIGIAVPEITSGVATVTVGNAIYNVAIVDGKGTLTVSGLAAGSYDVVAKFAETDMYLASQANATFAVSKLVISSMDVDVKDIKVGDDAVIGIAVPNVDLGVVSVTVGDAIYSVAVVDGKGSLTVSGLASGSYDVVAKFAETDVYLASMANATFSVSKLASAVDVSVDDIKVGENAVINIAVPGIASGVVSVTVGDAIYSVAVVDGKGILTVSGLASGSYDVVAKFAETDMYLASQANATFSVSKLASATVVTVSDINAGDDAVIGIAVPNVDLGVVTVTVGGKSYTVAVVDGKGYLTVSGLASGSYDVVAKFAETDMYLASMANATFSVSKLASTTAVSVDDIKVGENAVIGIAVPEITSGVATVTVGNAIYNVAIVDGKGTLTVYNLAAGSYDVVAKFNGNDKYLASQANATFAVSKLVISSMDVDVKDIKVGDDAVISVALPEDATGNVTVNVNGKNYTAIVKYGVASVTVPNLANGTYSVSVFYNGDDTYMPMENSTKFTVSKVSDYNMTVDIADIIKGENATITVTVPKDGIGSVVVTINGTDYKGTVTNGTAKVIIPGLDEGTYKVVTFYTGDAKYDSMIVNGTITVNKNTKTTLTMEDVVKYFSGSQNLTAKLVDAFGNPIANATVYFTVNGKVYAKTTDKNGTASMGIGLVPNEYKVNAVFNGTKDYDKATANATVTVKNTVLGNDTTLYFCNGTKYVAKFLDSNGKALANTTVKFNINGVFYTRVTDENGTASLGIRLDPKSYVITAYNPATGEERANNITVLPRLTAQDLSMKYLDGSTFNATLVDGQGKALAGANITFNVNGVFYHKTTNANGVASLNIRLMAGEYIITSTYDNCWASNKITISA